TAGATCGGCTTGCCGTCCTTCATCAGCTGCGGAAAGACATCGCCGGACCAGTCGACGGGCACATCGGGCTCGACGTAGTCGAAGACTTCAGGCTCCATGACATAGATGCCCGTGTTCACTGTGTCCGAGAAGACCTGGCCCCAGGTCGGCTTCTCCAGGAAGCGCTCGACCTTTCCCTCTTCATCGACGATGGTGATGCCGAATTCCAGCGGGTTGGGCACACGGGTCAGACAGACGGTGACCAGGGCACCCTTTTCCTTGTGGAAATTGATCAGTTCGGTGAGGTCGAAGTCGGTCAGGGCATCACCGGAGATGACGAGGAATGCGTCGTCCTTCAGTGCTTCCTCGGCGTTCTTGACGCTCCCGGCGGTACCGAGTGGCTTCTCCTCGTTGGCATATGTGAGCTCCATGCCGAGCTCCTCGCCATCCCCGAAGTAGTTCTTGACCAGCGAGGCCAGGAACTGCACGGTGACAACGGTCTCGTTGAGCCCATGCCTTTTGAGCAGCCGCAGCACGTGCTCCATGATCGGGCGGTTGACCACCGGCAGGAGCGGCTTGGGCATGCTTGAGGTCATGGGGCGAAGGCGTGTGCCTTCGCCTCCGGCCATTACGACGGCCTTCATGTCGGAAGCGTCCTCCTCTAAGAGACGACGGTCTAGCCGACTTCACCCGTCTAGATTGTCCCGCAGTTTCCCTGCGCGGGCCATCGAGCCACTACGGCCGCCCAATCGGCGGGCTCAATCGGCCATGGCGTCCGCCTGGACAAGCCGGCGGACCTGAACCACGTAGAGGACTCCTGCCCACCAGTAGAGCGTTGTACCCCATCCGGCGAACGCCCATCCGAAAATAGCGGCGAGTGACGCGATCCATCCGCTTCCGTCACTGAGGAGCAGCAGCGGGAAGGCGTACATCAGGTTGAAGGTGGCGGCCTTCCCCAGGAAGTTCACCTGGGGCGGCGGATAGCCGTGGCGCCTGAGGATGCCTACCATCACCAGCAGAACCAGCTCTCGCGCCACCAGTACGGCCGTCAACCAAATGGGCAGAATCTCGCGCCAGGTGAGGCCCACCAGGGTCGATGCGATGTAGAGCCGGTCGGCCGCGGGATCTAGGAGCCGGCCGAGGCTGCTGATCTGGTTCCAGCGCCGCGCGAGCTTGCCGTCCAGATAGTCACTGACGCCGCTCAGCACGAGCACCAGCAGCGCCCAGCCGTCGCTCTTGGGCCCGCCGAACTCGGGCCGGAGAATCAGCCACAGGAAGACGGGCACGCCGACGAGCCGCGCCATGCTGAGGATGTTCGGGATGGTGAGGACCCGGTCCGTCTGAACACGGGTCTCCTGGACCTCCACCCGGGGGCCTCCTGCGGGAAACGAGCCAACAATGCCCCCTGACCTTACCCGCCGGGTTCGCCCCCCGGTGCGGAGGGGGTTGCACTGGGCTCAAGACAAGGGAAACAAAAAAACTCCGGCTCTCGGGCGATGTGCCCAAGAGCCGGAGTTCCAAAAGGAGTTCGGCGGCGTCCTACTCTCCCACAGGGTCCCCCCTGCAGTACCATCGGCGCTGTAAGGCTTAGCTTCCGGGTTCGGAATGTAACCGGGCGTTTCCCTCACGCTATGGCCACCGAAACACTATGAAACAGACAACCCGACCGCTGCTGTGACTACAGCGGGGTTGTTCGTGGTTTCAGAACCAACACAGTGGACGCGAGCAACTGAGGACAAGCCCTCGGCCTATTAGTACCAGTCACCTCCACACGTTGCCGTGCTTCCAGATCTGGCCTATCAACCCAGTCGTCTACTGGGAGCCTTACCCCATCAAGTGGGTGGGAGTCCTCATCTCGAAGCAGGCTTCCCGCTTAGATGCTTTCAGCGGTTATCCCTCCCGAACGTAGCCAACCAGCCATGCCCTTGGCAGAACAACTGGCACACCAGAGGTTCGTCCGTCCCGGTCCTCTCGTACTAGGGACAGCCCTTCTCAAGACTCCTACGCGCACAGCGGATAGGGACCGAACTGTCTCACGACGTTCTAAACCCAGCTCGCGTACCGCTTTAATGGGCGAACAGCCCAACCCTTGGGACCGACTCCAGCCCCAGGATGCGACGAGCCGACATCGAGGTGCCAAACCATCCCGTCGATATGGACTCTTGGGGAAGATCAGCCTGTTATCCCCGGGGTACCTTTTATCCGTTGAGCGACGGCGCTTCCACAAGCCACCGCCGGATCACTAGTCCCGACTTTCGTCCCTGCTCGACCCGTCGGTCTCACAGTCAAGCTCCCTTGTGCACTTACACTCAACACCTGATTGCCAACCAGGCTGAGGGAACCTTTGGGCGCCTCCGTTACTCTTTAGGAGGCAACCGCCCCAGTTAAACTACCCATCAGACACTGTCCCTGATCCGGATCACGGACCCAGGTTAGACATCCAGCACGACCAGACTGGTATTTCAACGACGACTCCACAACCACTGGCGTGGCCGCTTCAAAGTCTCCCAGCTATCCTACACAAGCCGAACCGAACACCAATATCAAACTGTAGTAAAGGTCCCGGGGTCTTTCCGTCCTGCTGCGCGAAACGAGCATCTTTACTCGTAGTGCAATTTCACCGGGCCTATGGTTGAGACAGTCGAGAAGTCGTTACGCCATTCGTGCAGGTCGGAACTTACCCGACAAGGAATTTCGCTACCTTAGGATGGTTATAGTTACCACCGCCGTTTACTGGCGCTTAAGTTCTCAGCTTCGCCCCACCGAAATGGAGCTAACCGGTCCCCTTAACGTTCCAGCACCGGGCAGGCGTCAGTCCGTATACATCGCCTTACGGCTTCGCACGGACCTGTGTTTTTAGTAAACAGTCGCTTCTCGCTGGTCTCTGCGGCCACCCCCAGCTCAGGAAGCAAGTTCCCTCACCAGGTGTGGCCCCCCTTCTCCCGAAGTTACGGGGGCATTTTGCCGAGTTCCTTAACCATAGTTCACCCGAACGCCTCGGTATTCTCTACCTGACCACCTGAGTCGGTTTAGGGTACGGGCCGCCATGAAACTCGCTAGAGGCTTTTCTCGACAGCATAGGATCATCCACTTCACCACAATCGGCTCGGCATCAGGTCTCAGCCTCATGTGCGACGGATTTGCCTATCGCACGGCCTACACCCTTACCCCGGGACAACCACCGCCCGGGATGGACTACCTTCCTGCGTCACCCCATCACTCACCTACTAACCGCTTGGTTCAGCGGCTCCACCACTTTCCTTTCCCCGAAGGGTCCGGAACGGCTTCACGGCCTTAGCATCACGATGCTCGATGTTTGACGCTTCACAGCGGGTACCGGAATATCAACCGGTTATCCATCGACTACGCCTGTCGGCCTCGCCTTAGGTCCCGACTTACCCTGGGCAGATCAGCTTGACCCAGGAACCCTTAGTCAATCGGCGCACACGTTTCTCACGTGTGAATCGCTACTCATGCCTGCATTCTCACTCGTCAACCGTCCACAACTACCTTCCGGTGCTGCTTCACCCGGCAGACGACGCTCCCCTACCCATCACAGCAGGCGTTGGCCCTATATGCTGCAATGACACGACTTCGGCGGTACGCTTGAGCCCCGCTACATTGTCGGCGCGGAATCACTAGACCAGTGAGCTATTACGCACTCTTTCAAGGGTGGCTGCTTCTAAGCCAACCTCCTGGTTGTCTGTGCGACTCCACATCCTTTCCCACTTAGCGTACGCTTAGGGGCCTTAGTCGATGCTCTGGGCTGTTTCCCTCTCGACCATGGAGCTTATCCCCCACAGTCTCACTGCCGCGCTCTCACTTACCGGCATTCGGAGTTTGGCTAAGGTCAGTAACCCGGTAGGGCCCATCGCCTATCCAGTGCTCTACCTCCGGCAAGAAACACACGACGCTGCACCTAAATGCATTTCGGGGAGAACCAGCTATCACGGAGTTTGATTGGCCTTTCACCCCTAACCACAGGTCATCCCCCAGGTTTTCAACCCTGGTGGGTTCGGTCCTCCACGAAGTCTTACCTCCGCTTCAACCTGCCCATGGCTAGATCACTCCGCTTCGGGTCTTGAGCGTGCTACTCCAACGCCCTATTCGGACTCGCTTTCGCTACGGCTTCCCCACACGGGTTAACCTCGCAACACACCGCAAACTCGCAGGCTCATTCTTCAAAAGGCACGCAGTCACGAGAACAAGGCAAGCCTTGTTCCGACGCTCCCACGGCTTGTAGGCACACGGTTTCAGGTACTATTTCACTCCGCTCCCGCGGTACTTTTCACCATTCCCTCACGGTACTATCCGCTATCGGTCACCAGGGAATATTTAGGCTTAGCGGGTGGTCCCGCCAGATTCACACGGGATTTCTCGGGCCCCGTGCTACTTGGGTGTCTCTCAAACGAGCCGCTGACGTTTCGACTACGGGGGTCTTACCCTCTACGCCGGACCTTTCGCATGTCCTTCGCCTACATCAACGGTTTCTGACTCGTCCTGTTGCCGGCAGACAACAGAAGAGAGATCCCACAACCCCGCATGCGCAACCCCTGCCGGGTCTCACACGCATACGGTTTGGCCTCATCCGGTTTCGCTCGCCACTACTCCCGGAATCACGGTTGTTTTCTCTTCCTGAGGGTACTGAGATGTTTCACTTCCCCTCGTTCCCTCCACACTGCCTATGTGTTCAGCAGTGGGTGACAGCCCATGACGACTGCCGGGTTTCCCCATTCGGAAACCCCCGGATCAAAGCCTGGTTGACGACTCCCCGGGGACTATCGCGGCCTCCCACGTCCTTCATCGGTTCCTGGTGCCAAGGCATCCACCGTGCGCCCTTAAAAACTTGGCCACAGATGCTCGCGTCCACTGTGCAGTTCTCAAACAACGACCAACCACCCGTCACACACCAAAACCTTGGTGCTTCACCGGGGCCGGCATCGAAGACAGACCTTGCGGCCGTGCCCTCAGACACCCAACAGCGTGCCCGGCCAGCTCCCGTCCGGAGATCATGCGTTCCACGCTCTTACGAGCAGTACTAGCAGCCTCCGACCCGAGGTCCTGGCCGAATAATCAACGTTCCACCCATGAGCAACCAGCATCGGACGTTCGCCGATGTACTGGCCTCTGACCGTGTCCCGAAGAACCCGGTAAGAAGTGCTCCTTAGAAAGGAGGTGATCCAGCCGCACCTTCCGGTACGGCTACCTTGTTACGACTTCGTCCCAATCGCCAGTCCCACCTTCGACAGCTCCCTCCCACAAGGGGTTGGGCCACCGGCTTCGGGTGTTACCGACTTTCGTGACGTGACGGGCGGTGTGTACAAGGCCCGGGAACGTATTCACCGCAGCAATGCTGATCTGCGATTACTAGCGACTCCGACTTCATGGGGTCGAGTTGCAGACCCCAATCCGAACTGAGACCGGCTTTTTGAGATTCGCTCCACCTCACGGTATCGCAGCTCTTTGTACCGGCCATTGTAGCACGTGTGCAGCCCAAGACATAAGGGGCATGATGACTTGACGTCGTCCCCACCTTCCTCCGAGTTGACCCCGGCGGTCTCCTGTGAGTCCCCATCACCCCGAAGGGCATGCTGGCAACACAGAACAAGGGTTGCGCTCGTTGCGGGACTTAACCCAACATCTCACGACACGAGCTGACGACAGCCATGCACCACCTGTACACCGACCACAAGGGGGGCACTATCTCTAATGCTTTCCGGTGTATGTCAAGCCTTGGTAAGGTTCTTCGCGTTGCGTCGAATTAAGCCACATGCTCCGCCGCTTGTGCGGGCCCCCGTCAATTCCTTTGAGTTTTAGCCTTGCGGCCGTACTCCCCAGGCGGGGAACTTAATGCGTTAGCTGCGGCACCGACGACGTGGAATGTCGCCAACACCTAGTTCCCACCGTTTACGGCGTGGACTACCAGGGTATCTAATCCTGTTCGCTCCCCACGCTTTCGCTCCTCAGCGTCAGTAATGGCCCAGAGATCCGCCTTCGCCACCGGTGTTCCTCCTGATATCTGCGCATTTCACCGCTACACCAGGAATTCCGATCTCCCCTACCACACTCTAGCTAGCCCGTATCGACTGCAGACCCGAGGTTAAGCCTCGGGCTTTCACAATCGACGTGACAAGCCGCCTACGAGCTCTTTACGCCCAATAATTCCGGACAACGCTTGCGCCCTACGTATTACCGCGGCTGCTGGCACGTAGTTAGCCGGCGCTTCTTCTGCAGGTACCGTCACTTTCGCTTCTTCCCTGCTGAAAGAGGTTTACAACCCGAAGGCCGTCATCCCTCACGCGGCGTCGCTGCATCAGGCTTGCGCCCATTGTGCAATATTCCCCACTGCTGCCTCCCGTAGGAGTCTGGGCCGTGTCTCAGTCCCAGTGTGGCCGGTCGCCCTCTCAGGCCGGCTACCCGTCGTCGCCTTGGTGAGCCATTACCTCACCAACAAGCTGATAGGCCGCGGGCTCATCCTGCACCGCCGGAGCTTTCCAAGTTCGAAGATGCCTCCGAACCTCGTATCCGGTATTAGACCCCGTTTCCAGGGCTTGTCCCAGAGTGCAGGGCAGATTGCCCACGTGTTACTCACCCGTTCGCCACTAATCCCCACCGAAGTGGTTCATCGTTCGACTTGCATGTGTTAAGCACGCCGCCAGCGTTCGTCCTGAGCCAGGATCAAACTCTCCGTGAATGTTTACCGGTAATCCGGTTCAACACCACGAGAGCGGTGCGAGAGGAGGAATAGTCCCCTCGCACACAGCATCCTCGCTGTGTTTTTCAAAGGAACCTCGACCATCGGATTGTTCCGACGGACGGGGTATCAACATATCTGGCGTTGATTTTTGGCACGCTGTTGAGTTCTCAAGGAACGGACGCTTCCTTTGTACTCACCCTCTCGGGCTTTCCTCCGGGCGCTTCCCTTCGTTGTTCCAAACTCTATCAGTGTTTTTCCGTCTCTCTGACCACCCTCCTGCGAGCATGCAGAAGGAGACCCTGAGATAGGATCTGACAAATTTGGGTGCTACCGGGCAAGGACGCTTGGCCGCGTCACTCGGTCCCGAGCAGGGGTACGACTCTACAGCGGGCCCCGGAGCAGGCGCAAATCGTCAGTGCGGTGCTCCTAGGGTCCCAACCGCTCCGTCTCATGCGGAACCGGCACTTCACATGACATACCCTGCTGACCAGTGCGCCGTCCGGGACAGGTAGCGACGGCCCATTTGCATCTCCGCCCCTGGGAGGCTTCCCATGACCACCGTGACGTCCCCTCTCGCCGGACGCGCGATCGGACTCGCCGCAGTGCCCGACCCCGTCTTCTCAGGAGCGATGGTGGGGCCAGGCATGGCGATCGACCCCACCCGTGAGCCCTCGGAGGCCGTCTCCCCCGTGGACGGGGTCGTTGTCTCGCTTCACCCGCACGCCTTCGTCGTCGTGGACAGAGAGGGTCACGGTGTACTGACGCACCTGGGCATCGACACGGTGCAGCTCAACGGCGAGGGCTTCGAGCTGCTCGTCAACAAGGGCGACACCGTCACCCGTGGTCAGGCTGTCGTGCGCTGGAACCCGGCCGCCGTCGAGGCGGCCGGCAAGTCCCCGGTGTGCCCGGTGGTGGCGCTCGAGGCCACGGCCGATTCCCTCTCCGATCTCCGTGAGGACGGCGACGTGAAGGCGGGAGACCAGCTCTTCGCCTGGCAGTGAGGCCGGCGCCGTACTAGACGGCAATCAGACAACCAGCGCGGTGGCGGGACCCGCCGCATGATTCGGAGACGGGTGAGATGGAGACAACGCTGCGAGGCGTCGGTGTGAGCCACGGTGTGGCGATCGGCGAGGTTCGGCACATGGGGACGGCGGTGCTCGAACCGCCGACCAAGCAGATTCCGGCGGAGGACGCGGAGCGCGAACAGGGGCGCGCACGCCAGGCCGTGGAAGCTGTGGCGGCCGACCTGATCGCGCGCGGCAATCTGGCGGGCGGTGAAGCACAGGCGGTACTGGAAGCCCAGGCACTGATGGCCCAGGACCCTGAGCTCATAGCGGACGTGGATCGTCGTATCGCCGTCGGCAGCACCGCGGAGCGTGCGGTGTACGACGCGTTCGCCGCGTACCGCGAGCTGCTGGCCGCTGCCGGTGAGTACCTCGCCGGTCGCGTGGCCGACCTCGACGACGTGCGGAATCGTATCGTCGCCCGCTTGCTCGGGGTCCCGATGCCGGGTGTCCCGGACAGCGACGAGCCGTACGTGCTCGTCGCTCGTGACCTTGCGCCGGCGGACACGGCACTACTGGACCCGGCGCTGGTTCTCGGCTTCGTCACCGAGGAGGGCGGGCCGACCAGTCACAGCGCGATCCTGGCGCGGGCGCTTGGTGTTCCGGCCGTTGTGGCGCTGCCGGGTGCGGGTGAGCTGGCCGAGGGCACGGTGATCGCCGTCGACGGCAGCACCGGCGAGATCTTCGTGACCCCGAGCGACGAGAAGAAGGCGCAACTGCAGGCCGCGGCCGCCGAGCGCAAGGCTGCCCTGGCGGCCTCGACGGGTCCGGGTGCCACGGCGGACGGTCACAAGGTGCCGCTGCTGGCGAACGTCGGCGGTCCTGCGGATGTGCCGGCGGCCGTCGAGGCCGGTGCCGAGGGCGTTGGTCTGTTCCGCACGGAGTTCCTGTTCCTGGACGACAGCAAGAAGGCGCCGTCCGAGGAGAAGCAGGTCGAGGCGTACCGGCAGGTTCTCGAGGCTTTCCCGGAGGGCCGGGTCGTCGTGCGGGTGCTGGACGCGGGTGCGGACAAGCCGCTGGACTTCCTGACTCCGGCGGACGAGCCGAACCCTGCGCTGGGCGTGCGCGGTCTGCGGACGCTGCTCGACCACCCCGATGTGCTGCGCACGCAGCTGACCGCGCTCGCGAAGGCCGCGGAGGGGCTTCCGGTCTACCTCGAGGTCATGGCCCCGATGGTCGCCGACCGCGCCGATGCGAAGGCGTTCGCGGACGCGTGCCGCGAGGCCGGGCTTCAGGCGAAGTTCGGTGCCATGGTGGAGATTCCGTCGGCCGCGCTGCGGGCGCGCTCGATTCTGCAGGAGGTCGAGTTCCTGTCGCTGGGGACCAACGATCTCGCGCAGTACACGTTCGCCGCCGACCGTCAGGTGGGTGCGGTGTCGCGTCTGCAGGACCCGTGGCAGCCCGCGCTGCTCGACCTGGTCGCGCTGTCCGCCGAGGCGGCGAAGGCCGAGGGCAAGAGCTGTGGTGTCTGTGGTGAGGCCGCGTCGGACCCGCTGCTGGCGTGTGTGCTGACCGGTCTGGGTGTCACCTCCCTGTCCATGGGCGCGGCGTCGATTCCTTATGTCCGGGCGACGTTGGCGAAGTACACGCTGGCGCAGTGCGAGCGTGCCGCGGCGGCCGCGCGCGCCGCCGACTCTGCCGACGAGGCGCGCACCGCGGCTCAGACGGTACTGTCCGGCGAGTAGCCGGGACGCGTCGCCGATTCGACCGTCGAGCGGTGAGGGGCGCTCCACCTGTGGGTGGGGCGCCCCTTGCTCGTTCAGACGCCCTGCGGCTGCTCAGTGGCTGCGGGTCCCGTGTTCATCAGCGGGTCCCGTGTTCATCAGCGGCTCCCATGGGTCGGTTCAATGGGTGTGGCCCGTCGGGGGGCCGTCGTCCCCGAGGTCGGGTGGTGCGCAGTAGTCGACGCCGGATTCCGGGGAGACCAGGTCACCGGACTCGACGTCGGTGCAGTAGGCGTCGAATACCTCTCCGGCGGTGAGCGGTTCCAGTCGTTCGCCGCGCAGGCGCCATCCGTAGACGCGGTCGCTCGTGTCGGGTGCGGTGGTGCGCATGACGAGTCCGCCGACACCGTGGGTGGCGATGCCCAGGGCGAGGACCGTGGTGAACTCGAGCGCCTCGGTCTCGTCGAGGCTCGTCGTGCCGTCGGGGTCCGCGTCGGCGTGGAGTACCGCGACGAGTGTCTCGGGTGCTGCCGTGACACTGCACACGAGGTGGCGGTGGCCGGGACTCGCGGTGTCGAGGATGCGGGTGAGGAGACGGGAGGCGTGGGCGAAGGCGGCGCGTCCGATGTCCTCACCGCAGGCGGCGCAGTCGCCGAGGTGGGCCAGCACTGTGGTCGCGTACTGCCAGGTGGCGTGTCGTACGGCTTCGTCGACCAGGTCCGGAACGAGTTCGGCCAAGGGCTGCCCCTCGTACGGGACGGTCGGTCCCGTTGCGGCCAGTTCCGCTGTGAAGCGGGTGCGGCTGGACGGGGCGTCGGGTTCCAGGCCGCTGTCGGCGCAGAACTCCGCGTACTCCTGCGGGTCGAAGAGGGCGACCGTGGTGTGGCGGCCCTGGGCGGCGAGGGTCCTGAGCAGGGTTTCCACCTGCTGCAGGTAGGCCGTGTGGTCGTCGAAGCTGAAGGTGCGGTAGCGCCGCATCGCGGTGAAGTCGTGGTCGTCGGTCAACAGGCCGATGGTGCCCGCGATTTCGCGGCGCAGGACGCGTCGCATGGTCTGGTGCTCGGTGTGCCGCATGTTTCCCCCTGCGTACAGTCGATCAATGCTCACTCACAGTAACTGGTGGCACTGACAGCGCCTGCCGGCCCGGGGCTTCGCCTGTGCGGGGCGGGTCCCGGGCCGCTGCGGTTCTGTGGCTCTGCTGCGGGGTGTTCAGGCGCGCTTGCGGGCCAGGTCCTCGTAGAAGTGCAGCAGGTCGAGGTCGTCGATGGAACTGGGGTTGACGGCCTTCTCCAGGGGGGTGCCCTGGAGGAGCCGCTTGACCGGGACCTCGATGCGCTTGCCCGTGAGGGTGTGCGGGATACCCGGGACCTCGATGATCTCGTCGGGGACGTGGCGCGGTGAGAGCTGTTCGCGGATGGTCTGCTTGATGTGGTTCAGCAGTGTGTCGTCGAGTACGGCGCCTGGGGCCAGATGGACGAAGAGGGGCATCCAGTAGCCGCCGTCGGGCTGCTCGATGCCGATGACGAGGGACTCCTTGATCTCGGGAAGGCGCTCGACGGCTTCGTAGATGTCGGCCGAACCCATGCGGACGCCCTGGCGGTTGAGCGTGGAGTCGGACCGGCCGTGGATGATCACGGAGCCTCGGGAGGTGACCGTGATCCAGTCGCCGTGGCGCCATGCTCCGGGATACATGTCGAAGTAGCTGTCGTGGTATCGGCTGCCGTCGGGGTCGTTCCAGAAGTGGATCGGCATCGAGGGCATCGGGTTGGTGACGACCAGCTCGCCGACCTCGTCGATCACGGGTTCGCCGCTGGAGTCCCAGGACTGCAGGTCGGTGCCGAGGCCGGGCGCCTGGAGTTCGCCGATGTACACCGGGACGGTCGGCACGGCTCCCGCGAAGCAGGAGCAAACGTCCGTGCCGCCGCTTACGGAGGCGATCCACAGGTCGTCGCGGACCTCGTCGTGGAGCCAGCTGAAGCCGTCCGGGGGCAGGGGCGAGCCGGTCGTGGCCACGCACTGCACGCGGGCGAGGTCGTAGTCGCGCGCCGGGTGCACGCCGGCCTTGCGGCAGGCCATGACGTACGCCGCGGACGTGCCGTAAACAGTGGCCCCGGTGCGTTCGGCGACCCGCCACTGAGCGCCCATGTCGGGATAGCCGGGGCTGCCGTCGTACAGGACGACCGTGGTACCCGTCAGGAGGCCCGAGACGAGGAAGTTCCACATCATCCAGCCGGTGGACGTGTACCAGAAGAGGCGGTCCTGGGGGCCGAGGTCGCAGTGCAGGCCGAGCTGCTTGAGGTGCTCGATCAGGATGCCGCCCTGGGACTGGACGATGGCCTTGGGCAGGCCGGTCGTGCCCGAGGAGTACAGCACCCACAGCGGGTGGTCGAACGGGACCTGTTCGAAGAGCGGCTCGACGTCCGCCGAGGTCAGGGCCGACCACTCCAGGGCGCCTTCGGGGGCGTCGGTGCCGAGCAGCGGGATGTGGACGACGGCGCGCAGGGTGGGCAGTTCGCGGCGCAGTTCGGCGACGATGTCACGGCGGTCGTGCTCCTTTCCGCCGTAGCGGTAGCCGTCGACCGCGAACAGGACGACGGGCTCCACCTGCTGGAAGCGGTCCAGGACGCTGCGGGCTCCGAAGTCGGGTGCGCAGGAGGTCCACACCCCGCCGACGGCGGCCGTGGCGAGGAGGGCGACGACGGCCTGCGGGACGTTCGGAAGGTAGCCGCTGACCCGGTCACCGGGGCGCACACCGAGGGCGCGCAGCTCGGCGGCGAGGGAGCCGACCTGACGACGCAGTTCGGCCCAGGTGACCGGGCGGGGCTGGTGGGTCTCGTCGACGGCCAGGAGGGCCGGCTCGTCGGCACGGGTGGTCACGGCACGCAGAGCGTGTTCGGCGTAGTTCAGGGTCGCCCCGGGGAACCACTCGGCGCCCGGCATGGAGCGGCTGCCGAGCACGCGCGCGTAGGGCGTGGAGAACCGTACGTCGAACCACTCCGTGACGGCCTTCCAGAAGGTTTCCAGCTCGTCCACGGACCATCGGTGAAGCGCCGCGTAGCCGCCCTCGGCGGGGGCTCCATGGCGTTCGGCCGCCCAGGCCTGGAACCTGGTGATCTGTGCCCGGGCGATGCGCTCGGCGTCGGGCTGCCAGAGTGGCGTGGGGTTCGCTGAGGTCATGGGGCGGCTCCCGGACTGTGCGCGTCGTGTGCGTGGGTCGCGCACGAGCAGGGGTGTGCGCGTTACGCGGCTGACACGGACGATGCCATGTGATCGACTTCTGCACCAGGGTGCGCCCCACATAGTCGTCATCGTGAAGATGTGCTCTTGCCACGGGTGAACGACAGTTGAACGGCGCCCCTGTACGGGGATGTCAATGGCAGGGTGAGCAGTATGGACGGTCGTGACCTGGTGCGTTCGGTGAAGGCGGTCGGCTCGGGGGGTGCGGCACTGGGTTTGCGCACAGTGCGAGCCGCGTGGCGCAGGAGGCGTACCGACGCGACCGGGTTGCCGCGGCGGGGTGCGGAGCGGGCGCGGGTGCCCGGTCCCGTGGAGGGTGCGGAGCC
The Streptomyces sp. CGMCC 4.7035 DNA segment above includes these coding regions:
- a CDS encoding CDP-alcohol phosphatidyltransferase family protein, whose amino-acid sequence is MEVQETRVQTDRVLTIPNILSMARLVGVPVFLWLILRPEFGGPKSDGWALLVLVLSGVSDYLDGKLARRWNQISSLGRLLDPAADRLYIASTLVGLTWREILPIWLTAVLVARELVLLVMVGILRRHGYPPPQVNFLGKAATFNLMYAFPLLLLSDGSGWIASLAAIFGWAFAGWGTTLYWWAGVLYVVQVRRLVQADAMAD
- a CDS encoding PTS sugar transporter subunit IIA, whose translation is MTTVTSPLAGRAIGLAAVPDPVFSGAMVGPGMAIDPTREPSEAVSPVDGVVVSLHPHAFVVVDREGHGVLTHLGIDTVQLNGEGFELLVNKGDTVTRGQAVVRWNPAAVEAAGKSPVCPVVALEATADSLSDLREDGDVKAGDQLFAWQ
- the ptsP gene encoding phosphoenolpyruvate--protein phosphotransferase; protein product: METTLRGVGVSHGVAIGEVRHMGTAVLEPPTKQIPAEDAEREQGRARQAVEAVAADLIARGNLAGGEAQAVLEAQALMAQDPELIADVDRRIAVGSTAERAVYDAFAAYRELLAAAGEYLAGRVADLDDVRNRIVARLLGVPMPGVPDSDEPYVLVARDLAPADTALLDPALVLGFVTEEGGPTSHSAILARALGVPAVVALPGAGELAEGTVIAVDGSTGEIFVTPSDEKKAQLQAAAAERKAALAASTGPGATADGHKVPLLANVGGPADVPAAVEAGAEGVGLFRTEFLFLDDSKKAPSEEKQVEAYRQVLEAFPEGRVVVRVLDAGADKPLDFLTPADEPNPALGVRGLRTLLDHPDVLRTQLTALAKAAEGLPVYLEVMAPMVADRADAKAFADACREAGLQAKFGAMVEIPSAALRARSILQEVEFLSLGTNDLAQYTFAADRQVGAVSRLQDPWQPALLDLVALSAEAAKAEGKSCGVCGEAASDPLLACVLTGLGVTSLSMGAASIPYVRATLAKYTLAQCERAAAAARAADSADEARTAAQTVLSGE
- a CDS encoding acetoacetate--CoA ligase, coding for MTSANPTPLWQPDAERIARAQITRFQAWAAERHGAPAEGGYAALHRWSVDELETFWKAVTEWFDVRFSTPYARVLGSRSMPGAEWFPGATLNYAEHALRAVTTRADEPALLAVDETHQPRPVTWAELRRQVGSLAAELRALGVRPGDRVSGYLPNVPQAVVALLATAAVGGVWTSCAPDFGARSVLDRFQQVEPVVLFAVDGYRYGGKEHDRRDIVAELRRELPTLRAVVHIPLLGTDAPEGALEWSALTSADVEPLFEQVPFDHPLWVLYSSGTTGLPKAIVQSQGGILIEHLKQLGLHCDLGPQDRLFWYTSTGWMMWNFLVSGLLTGTTVVLYDGSPGYPDMGAQWRVAERTGATVYGTSAAYVMACRKAGVHPARDYDLARVQCVATTGSPLPPDGFSWLHDEVRDDLWIASVSGGTDVCSCFAGAVPTVPVYIGELQAPGLGTDLQSWDSSGEPVIDEVGELVVTNPMPSMPIHFWNDPDGSRYHDSYFDMYPGAWRHGDWITVTSRGSVIIHGRSDSTLNRQGVRMGSADIYEAVERLPEIKESLVIGIEQPDGGYWMPLFVHLAPGAVLDDTLLNHIKQTIREQLSPRHVPDEIIEVPGIPHTLTGKRIEVPVKRLLQGTPLEKAVNPSSIDDLDLLHFYEDLARKRA